A genomic stretch from Methanocaldococcus sp. includes:
- a CDS encoding ATP-dependent helicase, with amino-acid sequence MGKIEYLKKEHSDEEIYKILEKPVKEWFRRKYKTFTPPQRYAIKEIHEGKNILICSPTGSGKTLSAFLAGINELIKLSMEKKLEDRIYILYVSPLRALNNDIERNLKEPLKEIYEVSKELGIELDKIRVAVRTSDTTSSQKQRMLKKPPHILITTPESLAISLCSPKFSKLLEGIKYVIVDEIHALTNKRGVHLSLSLERLNRIANFIRIGLSATIHPLIEVAKFLVGNGRDCYIVDVSYKKDMEIKVLSPVDDFIYTPSEEISKRLYNLLKKLIEEHRTVLIFTNTRSATERVAFHLKKMGIKNIETHHSSLSREHRLMVEEKLKKGELSCVISSTSLELGIDIGSIDLVILLGSPKSVSRALQRIGRSGHKLHEKSKGIIIPFDRDDLIENVILSYDAKIGKIDKIHIPKNCLDVLAQHIVGMALEKVWDVDEAYNLIKRAYPYKDLSKEDFLDVLRYLSGSIEEKKVYAKIWLKDNKFGKRGKNVRAIYYMNVGTIPDETSISVYDGKRYVGEVEEEFAEKLMKEDIFVLGGKTYKYLGSRGNKIMVKEVFNENPTIPAWFSEQLPLAYDLALDIEKFRKEVLHKEVEDIKNKYDIDEKTSKAVKNYIEEQNKYAIVPDDEKVLIENFDEEKRRYYIFHFVAGRRANEALARAFANYISKIKNCNVRISVNDYGFALILPKNRKITKSDIVELLNIDIVKNVRESIERSDIIKRRFRHVATRGFMILRRYMNKKISVEKQQFNAEMLLKYCKEVNHPLYRETIREILEDSLDIENALDYFEKIKKRKIYYLKLPTPSPFAFNLIVFASSDVIFMEDKRRMIMELHKRVMEFIKGNKKEE; translated from the coding sequence ATGGGAAAAATAGAATATTTAAAGAAGGAACATTCTGACGAGGAAATTTATAAGATTTTAGAAAAACCAGTAAAAGAATGGTTTAGAAGAAAATATAAAACTTTTACTCCTCCACAAAGATATGCAATTAAGGAAATACACGAAGGAAAAAATATTTTAATTTGCTCACCAACTGGAAGTGGAAAAACATTATCTGCTTTTTTAGCAGGGATTAATGAATTGATAAAATTATCTATGGAAAAAAAGTTAGAGGATAGAATTTATATTCTTTATGTTTCTCCTTTGAGAGCTTTAAATAATGATATTGAAAGAAATTTAAAGGAACCATTAAAGGAGATTTACGAAGTATCTAAAGAATTAGGAATTGAGTTGGATAAGATTAGAGTGGCTGTAAGAACGAGTGATACTACGAGTTCTCAAAAGCAAAGGATGTTAAAAAAACCACCTCATATATTGATAACCACTCCAGAATCTTTGGCAATATCTTTATGCTCTCCAAAATTTTCTAAGTTATTGGAAGGAATTAAATATGTTATAGTTGATGAAATTCATGCATTAACAAATAAAAGAGGTGTTCATCTTTCTTTATCCTTAGAGAGGTTAAATAGAATAGCAAACTTTATAAGAATTGGGTTATCTGCAACAATTCATCCTTTAATAGAAGTTGCCAAATTTTTAGTAGGTAATGGAAGAGATTGCTACATTGTAGATGTTAGCTACAAAAAAGATATGGAAATAAAAGTTTTATCACCAGTTGATGACTTTATATATACTCCTTCTGAAGAGATTAGTAAAAGATTATACAATTTATTAAAAAAACTTATTGAAGAGCATAGAACAGTTTTAATATTTACAAATACAAGGAGCGCAACTGAAAGAGTGGCATTTCATTTAAAAAAGATGGGTATAAAGAATATTGAGACACATCATTCTTCTTTAAGTAGAGAACATCGATTAATGGTTGAAGAAAAATTAAAAAAAGGAGAACTGTCGTGTGTTATTAGTTCAACATCCTTAGAGTTGGGAATTGATATAGGGAGCATTGATTTAGTTATTCTCTTAGGTTCTCCAAAGAGTGTTTCGAGGGCTTTACAAAGAATTGGAAGAAGTGGGCATAAACTTCACGAAAAGAGTAAGGGAATAATAATTCCTTTTGATAGAGACGATTTAATTGAAAATGTTATATTATCTTATGATGCTAAAATTGGTAAAATTGATAAAATACATATTCCAAAGAACTGTTTAGATGTATTGGCACAACATATTGTGGGAATGGCTTTGGAAAAGGTTTGGGATGTTGATGAAGCATATAATTTAATTAAAAGAGCATATCCATATAAAGATTTAAGTAAAGAGGATTTCTTAGATGTTTTAAGATACTTATCTGGAAGTATTGAAGAAAAAAAGGTTTATGCTAAAATATGGTTAAAAGATAACAAATTTGGTAAGAGAGGGAAAAATGTTAGAGCAATTTACTATATGAATGTTGGAACAATTCCTGATGAGACATCTATATCTGTCTATGATGGAAAAAGATATGTTGGTGAGGTTGAGGAAGAGTTTGCTGAAAAGTTGATGAAAGAAGATATATTTGTTTTAGGAGGAAAAACCTATAAGTATTTAGGTAGTAGAGGAAACAAAATTATGGTTAAAGAGGTGTTTAATGAAAATCCAACAATTCCAGCGTGGTTTTCTGAACAGTTGCCTCTTGCTTATGATTTGGCATTAGATATAGAAAAATTTAGGAAAGAAGTTTTACATAAAGAAGTTGAGGATATTAAAAATAAGTATGATATTGATGAGAAAACATCTAAAGCAGTAAAAAACTACATAGAAGAGCAAAATAAGTATGCAATTGTTCCTGACGATGAGAAAGTTTTAATAGAAAATTTTGACGAAGAGAAGAGAAGATATTATATATTCCACTTTGTTGCAGGAAGGAGGGCTAATGAGGCTTTGGCAAGAGCTTTTGCCAATTACATCTCTAAAATTAAAAATTGTAATGTAAGAATATCAGTAAATGACTATGGATTTGCTTTGATACTTCCAAAGAATAGAAAAATAACAAAATCTGATATTGTGGAATTACTAAATATAGACATTGTTAAAAATGTTAGGGAATCTATTGAAAGAAGTGATATTATAAAGAGAAGATTTCGACATGTTGCTACAAGGGGCTTTATGATTTTACGAAGATATATGAATAAGAAGATTAGTGTGGAGAAACAACAATTTAATGCTGAGATGCTTTTAAAATACTGTAAAGAGGTTAATCATCCACTATATAGAGAAACAATTCGGGAGATTTTAGAGGATTCTTTGGATATTGAGAACGCTTTAGACTATTTCGAAAAAATAAAAAAGAGAAAAATATATTATTTAAAATTACCAACTCCTTCTCCATTTGCGTTTAATTTAATAGT